From Stenotrophomonas nitritireducens, the proteins below share one genomic window:
- a CDS encoding flagellar basal body P-ring protein FlgI, protein MNTFSCMRNLALAVLALATALPAHAERIKDLAQVGGVRGNALVGYGLVVGLDGSGDRTSQAPFTVQSLKNLLGELGVNVPANVNPQLKNVAAVAIHAELPPFAKPGQTIDITVSSIGNAVSLRGGALLMAPLKGIDGQVYAIAQGNLVVGGFGAQGKDGSRMSVNIPSAGRIPNGATVERALPDVFSAGGDITLNLHQSDFTTVSRMVSALNATFGEGAARAVDGGTVAVQTPTDPGARIGMLARIENVELSPGAAPARIVVNSRTGTVVIGSQVRVSPAAISHGSLTVTVSESAQVSQPNAFGGGQTVVTPQSTITASNEGSRMFRFDGGATLDEIVRAVNEVGAAPGDLIAILEALKQAGALTADLEVI, encoded by the coding sequence ATGAACACTTTTTCCTGCATGCGCAATCTCGCCCTGGCAGTACTGGCACTGGCCACTGCCCTGCCCGCCCACGCCGAGCGGATCAAGGACCTGGCCCAGGTCGGCGGCGTGCGTGGCAATGCGCTGGTCGGTTACGGCCTGGTCGTCGGCCTGGATGGCAGCGGCGACCGCACCAGCCAGGCACCTTTCACCGTGCAGAGCCTGAAGAACCTGCTCGGTGAGCTGGGCGTCAATGTTCCGGCCAATGTAAACCCGCAGTTGAAGAACGTTGCCGCCGTCGCGATCCACGCCGAGCTGCCACCGTTCGCCAAACCCGGCCAGACCATCGACATCACCGTGTCCTCGATCGGCAATGCGGTGTCGCTGCGTGGCGGTGCCTTGCTGATGGCACCGCTCAAAGGCATAGACGGTCAGGTCTATGCCATCGCCCAGGGCAATCTGGTGGTCGGCGGCTTCGGTGCCCAGGGCAAGGATGGCTCGCGCATGTCGGTCAATATTCCCAGCGCAGGCCGCATCCCCAACGGGGCAACCGTCGAACGCGCCCTGCCGGATGTTTTCTCCGCTGGCGGCGACATCACCTTGAACCTGCACCAGAGCGATTTCACCACCGTCTCGCGGATGGTCAGCGCGCTCAACGCCACCTTCGGCGAGGGCGCCGCGCGCGCGGTTGATGGTGGCACCGTTGCGGTGCAGACACCCACCGACCCGGGCGCCCGCATCGGCATGCTCGCACGCATCGAGAACGTCGAGCTGTCGCCAGGCGCGGCACCGGCACGCATCGTCGTCAATTCGCGGACCGGCACTGTTGTGATCGGCTCGCAGGTGCGGGTCAGCCCGGCAGCGATCTCGCACGGTTCCTTGACGGTGACCGTCAGCGAATCGGCCCAGGTCAGTCAACCCAATGCCTTTGGTGGCGGGCAGACGGTGGTCACGCCACAGTCCACCATCACCGCCAGCAATGAAGGCAGCCGCATGTTCCGCTTCGATGGCGGTGCGACCCTGGATGAGATCGTCCGCGCGGTCAACGAAGTCGGCGCGGCACCGGGCGACCTGATTGCCATCCTGGAAGCCCTCAAGCAGGCCGGCGCACTCACCGCCGACCTCGAGGTGATCTGA
- the flgH gene encoding flagellar basal body L-ring protein FlgH, protein MSSTPLLRQLSIALCAALIGGCTLAGDVRPYAPMAPVQPIVVQAAAPTAGAIYAAGPGLNLYGDRRARDVGDLLTITLVENTMATTTASTAISKKSNVDVGTPTLFGAPVTLGGKDILGASAAAERDFAGKGNSAQSNRLQGSVTVTVIQRLPNGNLVVQGQKNLRLNQGDELVQIQGVVRAADIAPDNTISSSRVADARIAYGGRGAVAQSNAMGWLGRFFNSALALF, encoded by the coding sequence ATGAGCAGCACCCCACTCCTGCGCCAACTTTCCATCGCCCTGTGCGCTGCCTTGATCGGCGGCTGCACGCTGGCTGGCGACGTGCGCCCCTACGCGCCGATGGCACCAGTCCAGCCCATCGTGGTGCAGGCCGCAGCACCCACCGCCGGTGCGATCTACGCGGCGGGCCCGGGCTTGAATCTGTACGGCGACAGGCGCGCGCGTGACGTCGGTGACCTGTTGACGATCACCTTGGTCGAAAACACCATGGCCACCACCACCGCCAGCACCGCGATCAGCAAGAAGTCCAACGTCGATGTCGGTACGCCGACACTGTTCGGCGCACCGGTCACGCTGGGCGGCAAGGACATCCTTGGCGCCTCGGCCGCAGCTGAGCGCGACTTTGCCGGCAAGGGCAACAGCGCGCAGAGCAATCGCCTGCAGGGCAGCGTGACCGTCACCGTGATCCAGCGCCTGCCCAACGGCAACCTGGTTGTGCAGGGTCAGAAGAACCTGCGCTTGAACCAAGGCGATGAGCTGGTGCAGATCCAGGGCGTGGTACGCGCGGCGGATATCGCTCCGGACAACACCATTTCCTCCAGCAGGGTTGCCGATGCGCGTATCGCCTATGGCGGTCGCGGCGCGGTAGCCCAGTCCAATGCAATGGGCTGGCTGGGCCGTTTCTTCAACTCCGCGCTTGCGCTGTTCTGA
- the flgJ gene encoding flagellar assembly peptidoglycan hydrolase FlgJ, whose product MRIAAPSLELNPALANDPAKIDKVARQLEGQFAQMLVKSMRDASFGDSLFPGENQMFREMYDQRIAEAMTRGRGLGLSAMIARQLGGSDAANTPNVDPRIKPAAAARAYQLTAPAAPALPLDPASAGNVDPLSSLNIGDQSTYMAPQAQALDLIAGRDSSSFHASLSSASPYQDTLVDTPAADWAMGNDRWSNATAAQRGDAVDTTTANLAADKLGKHTPEGFVASIWPHAERAARELGVDPRALVAQAALETGWGKRHIKRDNGDSSHNLFGIKANGWSGERATTGTHEYVNGQRRNETASFRAYGSMAESFGDYVRMLKTSPRYQAALSAGSDVRSFAQGLQRAGYATDPAYAAKIAAIAAGPTIGRAVAAIGDAGARLGQTIASNAGATGITRR is encoded by the coding sequence ATGCGTATCGCCGCGCCATCGCTGGAACTGAACCCGGCCCTCGCCAATGATCCGGCGAAGATCGACAAGGTTGCCCGCCAGCTGGAAGGCCAGTTCGCACAGATGCTGGTCAAGAGCATGCGTGATGCAAGCTTCGGCGATTCGCTGTTCCCGGGCGAAAACCAGATGTTCCGCGAGATGTACGATCAGCGCATTGCCGAGGCGATGACGCGCGGCCGTGGGCTCGGCCTGTCGGCGATGATCGCGCGCCAGCTCGGCGGCAGCGATGCAGCCAATACACCCAACGTTGATCCCCGCATCAAGCCCGCTGCTGCCGCGCGTGCCTATCAATTGACCGCCCCGGCAGCGCCTGCCCTGCCGCTGGATCCGGCATCGGCAGGCAACGTGGATCCCCTGTCGTCATTGAACATCGGCGACCAATCCACCTATATGGCACCGCAGGCGCAGGCGCTGGATCTGATTGCCGGCCGTGACAGCAGCAGTTTCCATGCCTCGTTGAGCAGCGCCAGCCCGTATCAGGACACCTTGGTCGACACACCCGCCGCCGACTGGGCGATGGGCAACGACCGCTGGAGCAATGCAACCGCAGCGCAGCGCGGTGACGCTGTCGATACCACCACCGCCAACCTTGCCGCCGACAAGCTCGGCAAGCACACGCCGGAAGGCTTTGTCGCCAGCATCTGGCCGCATGCCGAACGCGCCGCGCGCGAGCTGGGCGTGGACCCGCGCGCACTGGTTGCACAGGCCGCATTGGAAACCGGCTGGGGCAAGCGCCACATCAAACGTGACAACGGCGACAGCAGCCACAACCTGTTCGGCATCAAGGCCAACGGCTGGAGCGGCGAACGCGCCACCACCGGCACCCACGAATACGTCAACGGTCAGCGGCGCAACGAAACCGCCAGCTTCCGTGCCTATGGCTCGATGGCCGAGAGCTTCGGCGATTACGTCCGCATGCTGAAAACCAGCCCCCGCTACCAGGCCGCGCTCAGCGCCGGCAGCGATGTGCGCAGCTTCGCGCAGGGCCTGCAACGCGCCGGCTACGCCACCGATCCGGCCTACGCGGCGAAGATCGCCGCCATCGCCGCCGGGCCCACTATCGGCCGCGCTGTCGCCGCCATCGGCGATGCCGGTGCGCGCCTGGGCCAGACCATTGCCAGTAACGCCGGTGCTACCGGCATCACCCGTCGTTGA
- a CDS encoding flagellin → MAQVINTNIMSLNAQRNLNTSGSSLATSIQRLSSGLRINSAKDDAAGLAISERFSTQIRGLDVAVRNANDGISLAQTAEGAMVEIGNNLQRIRELAVQSSNATNSDSDRQALNAEVDQLLSEIDRVANQTGFNGTKLLDGSFTGALFQVGANSGQTIGINAIVDANIDTLGKSGFADNVSGAGIAGTPATASGTISGITVSVTAAGAAAPTQIKLDDIKIDVGDDAAAVQKKVAQAFNNKLDQTGMYATVEAGELKLTSVKAGQDFGGVTNGTLTGGTGITVSLAADLAATTAAAGVAANGGGTRHMEDLDISNFAGSQRAIEIVDKALTAVSSSRAEMGAIQNRFTSTIANLATTSENLSASRSRIRDADYAKETAEMTRTQILQQAGTAMLAQANQVPQNVLSLLK, encoded by the coding sequence ATGGCACAAGTCATCAACACCAACATCATGTCGCTGAACGCCCAGCGCAACTTGAACACCAGCGGCAGCAGCCTGGCGACGTCCATCCAGCGTCTCTCCTCGGGCCTGCGCATAAACAGCGCCAAGGATGATGCCGCCGGCCTGGCCATCTCCGAGCGCTTCAGCACCCAGATCCGCGGCCTGGATGTGGCCGTTCGCAACGCCAATGACGGCATCTCGCTGGCGCAGACCGCCGAAGGTGCGATGGTCGAAATCGGCAACAACCTGCAGCGTATCCGCGAGCTGGCGGTGCAGTCCTCCAACGCCACCAACTCGGACAGCGATCGTCAGGCGCTGAATGCCGAAGTCGACCAGCTGCTGTCGGAAATCGATCGTGTCGCCAACCAGACCGGCTTCAACGGCACCAAGCTGCTTGATGGCAGCTTCACCGGCGCGCTGTTCCAGGTAGGCGCCAACTCCGGCCAGACCATCGGCATCAATGCCATTGTCGATGCCAACATCGACACGCTGGGCAAGTCCGGCTTTGCCGACAACGTGAGCGGCGCCGGCATCGCCGGTACCCCGGCCACCGCCTCGGGTACGATCAGCGGCATCACCGTCAGCGTCACCGCGGCGGGCGCCGCTGCACCCACCCAGATCAAGCTGGACGACATCAAGATCGACGTCGGCGACGATGCTGCCGCCGTGCAGAAGAAGGTTGCCCAGGCCTTCAACAACAAGCTGGACCAGACCGGCATGTACGCCACCGTCGAAGCTGGCGAACTGAAGCTGACCTCGGTCAAGGCAGGCCAGGATTTCGGCGGCGTCACCAATGGCACCCTGACCGGCGGCACCGGCATCACCGTCTCGCTGGCCGCCGACCTGGCTGCAACCACCGCAGCCGCCGGTGTGGCCGCCAATGGCGGCGGTACCCGCCACATGGAAGACCTGGACATCTCCAACTTCGCCGGCTCGCAGCGTGCGATCGAGATCGTCGACAAGGCCTTGACCGCGGTCAGCAGCTCGCGTGCGGAGATGGGCGCCATCCAGAACCGCTTCACCTCCACCATCGCCAACCTGGCCACCACCTCGGAGAACCTTTCCGCCTCGCGCAGCCGCATCCGTGATGCGGATTACGCCAAGGAAACCGCCGAGATGACCCGCACCCAGATCCTGCAGCAGGCCGGTACGGCCATGCTGGCCCAGGCCAACCAGGTGCCGCAGAACGTGCTCAGTCTGCTGAAGTAA
- the flgL gene encoding flagellar hook-associated protein FlgL: MSNRISSNMMYDQSVSLMLSKQSKMNHLEQQLATGKKIVTAKDDPVASGTAVGLDRVLAELEQLGKNANTAQNRLGLQENTLSQANELLARVSELTVQANNAALSAEDRKTVSAELQSIKDQMLALANTTDGNGRYLFGGAADGAAPFTLANGTVTYNGDQIQRQVEVAPGAFVKDAQPGSEVFLRIRTGDGTVDAAAAAGNTGKAVLTDISRDGSGSWNGGSFTLRFTGTDTYEVVDAGNTVVGTGTYKTGEDIVFQGLRVRIEGTPATGDAFTAGQASTRDVFSTIDQLVQALQMDTSTEAGRTAQQNALQASMRDVARASGSLIDARAAGGAQLKSIDDAAALREASSITLESSLSQLRDLNYAEAIGQYQLEGAALQAAQTIFTQMQSMSLFNMIR; this comes from the coding sequence ATGAGCAACCGAATCTCCAGCAACATGATGTACGACCAGTCGGTCTCGCTGATGTTGTCCAAGCAGAGCAAGATGAACCATCTTGAGCAGCAGCTGGCCACCGGCAAGAAGATCGTCACTGCCAAGGATGATCCGGTCGCCTCCGGTACCGCCGTTGGCCTGGACCGCGTGCTGGCCGAACTGGAACAGCTGGGCAAGAACGCCAACACCGCGCAGAACCGGCTCGGCCTGCAGGAAAACACCTTGTCGCAGGCCAACGAACTGTTGGCACGGGTTTCGGAACTGACCGTGCAGGCCAACAACGCCGCCTTGTCAGCCGAGGACCGCAAGACGGTGTCCGCCGAGTTGCAATCAATCAAGGACCAGATGCTGGCCCTGGCCAACACCACCGACGGCAACGGCCGCTACCTGTTTGGTGGCGCCGCCGATGGTGCCGCACCGTTCACCCTGGCCAATGGCACGGTCACCTACAACGGTGACCAGATCCAGCGCCAGGTTGAGGTCGCACCCGGCGCCTTCGTCAAGGACGCACAACCGGGCAGTGAGGTGTTCCTGCGCATCCGTACCGGCGACGGTACGGTGGATGCAGCAGCCGCCGCCGGCAATACCGGCAAGGCAGTGCTGACCGATATCAGCCGTGATGGTTCGGGCAGCTGGAACGGCGGCAGCTTCACGCTGCGCTTCACCGGCACCGATACCTATGAAGTTGTCGACGCCGGCAATACCGTGGTCGGCACCGGCACCTACAAGACCGGCGAAGACATCGTCTTCCAGGGGTTGCGGGTGCGCATTGAAGGCACCCCGGCCACCGGCGATGCCTTTACCGCCGGCCAAGCCAGTACCCGTGACGTCTTCAGCACCATCGACCAGCTGGTACAGGCGCTGCAGATGGACACCTCCACCGAAGCCGGCCGCACCGCCCAGCAGAACGCACTGCAGGCAAGCATGCGCGACGTCGCACGTGCATCGGGAAGCCTGATCGACGCGCGCGCCGCCGGTGGTGCACAACTCAAATCCATCGACGATGCGGCGGCGCTGCGCGAAGCCAGCAGCATCACCCTGGAAAGTTCCCTGTCGCAGTTGCGCGACCTCAACTATGCCGAGGCCATCGGGCAGTACCAGCTCGAAGGCGCGGCCTTGCAGGCGGCTCAGACCATCTTCACCCAGATGCAGTCGATGTCGCTGTTCAACATGATCCGCTGA
- the flgK gene encoding flagellar hook-associated protein FlgK: MSNVLSTGTSALIAFQRALATVSHNVANIKTDGYSRQKMDFATRDPSDVGYGDVGNGTKITDIRRVADQLAISRLLDSNGELARLQQLSGMADRVDALFSDAATNVNGVWSNFFDAVNGLASNASGTADRRDVLDNAGTLVNRFKQLNSNLDNLNSEVNNGLISAASEVNRLAKEIAQINGAIGSNAAAAAPDLLDRRDQLISKLVGYTGGTAVIQDGGVMNVYSAGGHALVVGTTASQITTAPNPYQPERLQLAIKTQSMTVTLDNKAMGGQIGGLLEFRETVLTPAQAELGRIAVGMAQSFNQAHAEGMDLYGNLGGNFFNLGTPKIAAHSANTGTATLNASYGDLGALDGQNLLLKFDGTSWQATRADSGAAVPMTGSGTAADPFVVNGVQFVVGGTPAANDRFLLQPTAGATNDLSVAITDPSRIAAANPVKGTAVLGNTGTGVLGKLDVLNAGNPALLNPAVIAFTDANNYTIDGVGPYPYTPGQTISANGWSIVLDGKPATGDRFDIGKTAAGSSDNGNASRLAGVEDAKAFNAGTVTLNGALGGLTTQIGSAARAADYSLQAQQVINDNAKASRDSISGVNLDEEAADMLRLQQAYQAASQLISTADTMFQTILKAVG, translated from the coding sequence ATGTCTAATGTTCTTTCCACTGGCACCAGCGCGCTGATCGCCTTCCAACGGGCGCTGGCCACGGTCAGCCACAACGTCGCCAACATCAAGACTGACGGCTACAGCCGGCAGAAGATGGATTTCGCCACTCGCGACCCGAGCGACGTGGGCTATGGCGATGTCGGCAACGGCACCAAGATCACCGACATCCGTCGTGTCGCCGACCAGCTCGCCATTTCGCGCCTGCTCGACAGCAACGGTGAGCTGGCGCGCCTGCAGCAGCTGTCCGGCATGGCGGACCGCGTTGACGCGCTGTTCTCGGACGCAGCCACCAACGTCAACGGCGTGTGGTCAAACTTCTTCGATGCGGTCAACGGACTGGCGTCCAACGCCTCCGGCACCGCCGACCGTCGCGACGTGCTGGACAACGCCGGCACCCTGGTGAACCGCTTCAAGCAGCTCAATAGCAACCTCGACAATCTGAACAGCGAGGTCAACAACGGCCTGATCTCCGCGGCCAGCGAGGTCAACCGGCTGGCCAAGGAGATCGCGCAGATCAACGGTGCCATCGGCAGCAATGCCGCTGCCGCCGCGCCCGACCTGCTGGACCGGCGTGACCAGCTGATCTCCAAGCTGGTCGGCTATACCGGCGGCACCGCGGTAATTCAGGACGGCGGCGTGATGAACGTCTATTCCGCCGGCGGCCATGCACTGGTGGTGGGCACGACGGCGTCGCAGATCACCACTGCACCGAATCCCTACCAGCCCGAACGTCTGCAACTGGCCATCAAGACCCAGAGCATGACCGTCACCTTGGACAACAAGGCAATGGGCGGACAGATCGGCGGCCTGCTCGAGTTCCGCGAGACCGTGCTGACTCCGGCCCAGGCTGAACTTGGGCGGATTGCAGTAGGCATGGCGCAATCCTTCAACCAGGCCCACGCCGAGGGCATGGACCTGTACGGCAACCTCGGGGGCAACTTCTTCAATCTCGGCACGCCGAAGATTGCCGCGCACAGCGCCAATACCGGCACAGCCACGCTCAACGCCAGCTATGGTGACCTGGGCGCGCTGGACGGGCAGAACCTGCTGCTCAAGTTCGATGGCACCAGTTGGCAGGCCACACGCGCCGATTCCGGAGCTGCGGTGCCGATGACCGGCAGCGGCACCGCGGCTGACCCGTTCGTGGTCAACGGCGTGCAGTTCGTGGTGGGTGGCACGCCTGCGGCCAATGACCGCTTCCTGCTGCAGCCCACCGCTGGCGCAACCAACGACTTGTCGGTGGCGATCACCGATCCTTCGCGCATTGCCGCCGCCAATCCGGTCAAGGGCACCGCCGTGCTGGGCAATACCGGCACCGGCGTGCTCGGCAAGCTGGACGTACTCAATGCTGGCAACCCTGCCCTGCTCAACCCGGCGGTGATCGCTTTCACCGACGCCAACAACTACACCATCGACGGTGTCGGCCCCTATCCCTATACCCCGGGACAGACCATCAGCGCCAATGGCTGGAGCATCGTGCTCGACGGCAAGCCCGCCACCGGTGATCGCTTCGATATCGGCAAGACCGCTGCAGGTTCCAGTGACAACGGCAATGCCTCGCGGTTGGCCGGCGTGGAAGATGCCAAGGCATTCAACGCGGGCACGGTCACCTTGAACGGCGCGCTTGGTGGCCTGACGACACAGATCGGCTCGGCCGCGCGTGCAGCCGACTACTCGCTGCAGGCGCAGCAGGTGATCAACGACAACGCCAAGGCATCACGGGATTCGATCTCGGGTGTGAACCTTGATGAAGAGGCGGCGGACATGCTCCGGCTGCAGCAGGCCTACCAGGCCGCGTCACAGCTGATCTCCACCGCCGACACCATGTTCCAGACGATCTTGAAGGCGGTGGGCTGA